GCATGCTGGAGCTGTGTCATCATCTCTCCCCCAACTAGACTGAGTCCTCCAGGAGGACAGGCACCTACCCATGTCATCTCTAGTTTCAGTGCCCAGCCTGATGCCTGACTCAGACAGGGCCTCAATAAATGTCGCTGGATGAACGAAATCTCCCTCATTATGTTGTAAACACCTGAAAGAAGCCACATCTTGTTCATCTCAtctcagcacccagcacagagtAGGCACATAGTGGGTGTGCGATAAGAGTTTGTTGAATTCATTCAAATAGAATTTAGGAgtaaagagggaggagagaatggaGCATTGGGTGGAAGGTGGGTACGAAGGGGGACACATCGTGGCTGAGGATGCCGTGAGATGGAGCTGAAGGGCTGGAGCAAGGAGAAGGAGCTTACCGCCATCTCCGCGGCCCCAGGCAAACAGTTCTCCCTCAGTGGACAGGGCCAGCACGTGAGAGGCCCCACAGGCCACCTGCACCATCTCATAGCCCAGCAGGGCCTCCACAATGGTGGGCTAGAGACGGGGAGGAAACAAGATGAGACTGGGCAAGGTGTCTGGGACTAGCTGCCTGGCCTCAACACCCCCTGCAGGGACAAAATTGGAGGCTGCAAGTTCTCATGAGATGGCTGACTTTAACTCCAGCCACACCCACTGCCAGGTGGGCAACAGTTGGGGAACCCCAGTTTTTCTGTACTTCCCTGATGTGGCCCAGAGCAGGTACAACCTGGGAGCTAGAGGGACCTGTGGCTGCTGGGGACTGCCCTGCCCCCAACCTAGAGTCAGCTCTCAGATGTGGGCTCCCTGCCATCCCCCCTTCCCAAGGTACATGGGACACCCACCTGGCTAATGTCAGTGAGGCTGCCGTGGCCTAGGCACCCGTTGCTGCCACTGCCAAAGGTCATGATGATGCCTCGGTCTGAGGACGAGGGTAGTAAGGATAGAAGGGAGAGAAGTTAGATTCTTTTTCCAGATAGCTCAGTCCACCCATGGGTTGCAGCAGCAAGATAAAGTTGGGGGCCAGGGCTGGAAGGGTGGGATTCCTCTTCCCaagtgtgtgactttggacaagtgacAGCCTATCTGAGCCTTACTTTCCCCATCTGTCCAATGGGGATAGTTACTATTAATAGCTCGCTAGGCCTGTTGTGTCAGGTAAAGGAGATGGCGGTAGTAAATCTCCTCAACAGTTAGGCAGAAGCGATAACTCAACTAGTAGCTACAGAAGTGAATTAAGCGAGCAGTTTGCAGTGAGGGAAGTTGCTCTGTGGGGCCTTCTTGTAGTGGGTCCCCATAAGATAGTCCCGTGATGGGCTCACCGGTCAGGCAGGCGGTGAAAAGGTCCCCGCAGGCCACGTGCTTGATGGTCACACCTGACTGGCCCTCCAGGAAACGCGAGACGAACTGGGGCTGTGGCTGTTCCACCGCCCCCGGGAGGAGCGGGCCCCCACCGGCGCCGAGGGGAGGGGCCTGCAGAGGGGACGGGGAGGAGAGAGTGGGCGGGGCCTGAGCACCCAACCCTCTTTTGggcccccccaccccttcctgtcCAGGTGCACCTCAGCCTGCTCACTTCCCACAGGATGAGGCGCCCAGAGCGCGTGACGCCGGCCTTCTGCGTGCGCCCAGCTGCCACCTGTACCACCTCTGTGTTGAGCATCGGGAGCCGTAGCGGGGCGCCCAGCCCGCCGCCCCAGGCATACACCGAGGACAGTGGCGGCGGGATGGCGGGCCTCACAGGTCCCCGGGGTACGCCTGCGGGGACAGTGCATCAGGCCTATTAAAGTGGTGGGAATGGTGTGGCTTCCGCAGGGACCTGGTGGCCTTCCCCACTTACCCCTGCAGCGGGCGCTGGTGGTCCTGCTCCCTGTGCTGCCGGGGGCCATGGGTGGTCCGGTGGCCAGGGACTTCTCTGATCTGCGGGACACATGGGTGTCTCAGGACCCGGGCCCTCCCCAGCATTCCGACACTCAGGAATGGAGGACTTGCCCCAGGCCTCCTGTGCTCCCACTGGGTGCCCCCACCCTGCCGCCCAGGACCGCCCCCCACTTCCGGCACAGGCCTCCGCATGCGGACGCTGCCCACGTCGGTGTGGAGGTTGAGGAGGGCGCGGATGCAGAGGGGTTGCGCCATGATGTGGCTGAGTGGTGGCCGCTGTGCAGGCTCCAGGCTCAGTAGACTCAGGACGAGCTGGCGCAGCTCAGGGCTGTATCGGTCAGAGATGGGCGCAAAAGTGCCGCTCATGATCTTCAGCACCAGCGCCGGCAGGTTCTGTGAAGGTGCCAAGTAGGGGGTGCTGGGGAGGCGAAGGCAGCAcccccagctccagctccaggccCTGGTCTACTGGATATTAACAGCCCTTCTCTTGGGTGACTTCAGTCTGATGGGGGGACTCCCACAATAATAGAGGAGTCAAATCCTGCTTTTTTCCAGACTCCCTAGTCTGATAGTGGAGTTGCAGCTGTGTCCTCAGAAAACCCAGGGTGCTGGGAAAACTCAAGTCAAGCCTTACTCTTGGGAGCGTCCCTAATCTGATGGGAGAGCCACAGCCCTACCCTCAGGAGCCTTCAGTCTAATGGGGAACCCAAGGCCAACCCTCAGAAATCCATAGTCTGAGAaagccacagccctgccctggggaatCCACCGgtgtggagagggagagacatgACTCAGCCATAGAGAAGGAACCCAGGAGAGGTTGGAGCTGAGGGTTGCTGGGGGAGGGCAGTAGAGATTTCCCAATCATAtactcaccgcagcctcaaaggCCCTCTTCAGGCTAGCTAGCTCATACAGGACACAGCCCAGGGCCCAGATGTCACTCTTTTGGTTGTAGGGCTTGCCCTCACACAGCTCTGGGGAAATGTAGCATGGAGTACCCACCACCTGCAGGAGGGAAGCTGAGATCACagccctggggggagggaggaccaTAGGCTCTGCCCACATGCCTATTTGGGGATAGCTTCTTCTCAAAGCAAGGCAAGGGACTTCCTTCTGCAGGACCACCCAAGCGGGGGCCAAGGGGCCACATTtttagtggggaggggaggaagtagGGATGTAGAATAGCCTTGGCCCTCAAGACCTCTACCACCCTGGAAGTCCCCTCCATGCCCAGGCACCGTGTAGGCCTTGCTCTTGCTGCTAAGGATCTTGGAGATGCCGAAGTCACCAATCTTGACGACCATGCGGTGTTTGTCAAGGAGGATGTTCTGGGTCTTGAGATCCCGATGCAGAATGAGGTGGGTGTGCACATGATGCAGTGCGAGCAGGATCTGCACAAAGAAGTGCAGAATGGTCTCCTCCTCCAGCAGGGAATTACAGCGCTTTTGGATGAACTCAGCCAGGGTGCCACCTGTGGCCGGAGGAACTAATCAAGATCCAAGCTTTCTTGGTTGTCCCTAGGACAACCCCTCTCCTTTTATGGAACAGCTCACTGGGACCAGAGAGGGCAAGGGGCCAGCCAGGGTCAGACAATTGGGGCCAGAACTCTgtacctctgagcctcagccaaGCCCATTCCAAGGAGGGAAGCTGGCTGATCTGTCTGCCTGTCTCAGAGGTAGGAGGCCCCTGTAGCCAGGCTGCTGCAAGGAGGTTGGCCCACCTGGCGCATATTCCATGGCGATCATGAGGGCCTTGTCCTCCAGGAAGTTCTCGTAGTACTCAATGACATTGGGGTGGTTGAGCAGCTTGAGTACCTGGCACTCATTCTGGGCTGCCTGCCGCTCTTCCTTGGTCATCTGTTCTACTGGGATCTGCTTGATGATCACCAGCTTCTGGTCAGCCTTTCGCAGGCACAGGTGCACAATCCTGGAGACGCAGAGGACAGGGACAGGCACCTGCTGAGCCTCAGCCACATATCAGGCAGGGCAGACCCAGTGACTGGATGTTCCTTAGAAGAGGGTAATGGGCACTCAGAGTAACAGGTCATCTAACCAAGTCCACAGAATGCCGAGCTTGGGAAAAGGGAGAACTGATTCCAAACTCCATATGAGACTTTAGTTTCAGCACAGGCACAATGAGGTACAATTAGTCTTGATCTCTAAGTCCTCACAGTCTGGACttaactgcctgggttcaaatccaggctcctCCTCTTACTAGTTATCTGGTTGCATAGGTTATGTGACATCATcatgtggaaaataaaatcaacctcacagggttgttgagaggatcaaatgagaaaatgcatgtaaGGCACTTAGCATAGTACCTAGCAAATAGAAAATGCTCAATGaatagaagccattcttcttattatttatctatctatctatttatttttttaaggacagagtctcaaattcctaggctcagcTTGCTGAgtagatcctcctgcctcagcttcctgagtagctgagactaaaggcatgcaccaccgccTTCAgccatgttattattttatttcagctctgTGGCCAATGTCCATAAAAGCAGTGACTACATCcttcttgttcaccactgtattcccAGTGCATAGCCCAGTATTTAGCAAACAGTAGGAGCTCaaaagtatttgctgaatgaactaACTGTAAGCTGATCAcataagtctctctctctctctctctctttttttttttttttttttgagacagggtctccctctgttgcccaggctagagagtgcactggtgtcatcatagctcactgtgacctcaaactcctgtatgaaagcaattctcctgcctcagcctcctgagtagctgggactacaagtgtgcaccaccacacccttaatttttttttgtttgtttgtttgtagagacagggtcactactgcccaggctgatcttgaacccctggcctcaagtgatctcccacctcagcctcccaaagtggtaggattacaggcgtgaaccactgtacccagcctgtCTCAATTTTTTATCTTCAATTTAGACTTCTcctctgaactccagactcaCATATCCAACTACCTGCTTTGTATCCCTACCTGAATGGCTCACAGGcatcctaaaatttataaaattcaaaataaaactctTGATTCCTGCCTCTGGACCTTTCCTTCCTCAGTCTCttccatctcagtaaatgacatCACCATCACCCAGTTACTAAAATCAGACACCTGAAAATCATCCCAGAATCTTTCCTCCACTTCATAATAACATATCAGCAAATCCTGTTTCTACCTCTAAGGCATTGTAAATCCATCTAATTCTCTGTGCTATCTGCCATAACTCTTGCCCAAgtcatcatcatttttcttttttcttttttttttgaaacagagtcccactctgttgctcaggctagagtgctgtggcatcagcctagctcacagcaacctcagactcctgggctcaagggatccttctgcctcagcctcccaagtagctgggattacaggcgtgtgttaccatgcccggctaatttttctattgttagtagagacagggtctcactcttgctcaggatggtcttgaactcctgatctcaagggatcctcctgcctcagcctcccagagtgctaggattacaggtctgagcccaGCCCATCATATCTTGACTAAAATACTGCACTTAGTCTCCAAAGTGGTCCTTTCACTCCTGTCACCCTCAAATCTAAATTCCACCCAGCAGccagaataacattttaaaaatgcaaatcaagccgggcgtggtggctcctgcctgtagtcccagctacttgggaggctgaggcaggaggatcgctggaggtcaggagtttgagaccagcctcagcaacagtgagaccccgtctctactaaaaatagaaaaaaattagcagggtgtggtggtgtgtgcctgcagtcccagctacttgggaggctgaggcaggagaaccacttgaacctaggagtctgaggtagctgtgcgctaggctgacgccacggcactctagcctgggcaacagagtgagactctgtctcaaaaaaaaaaaaaatgcaaatcaatgcCCAGTgaagtggctgatgcctgtaatcctagcactctgggaggctgaggcaggagggtcacttgagcccaggagtttgaggttgcagtgagctatgaagacatgACACCACTCTACCCAGgaccacagagtgagactgtgtctcaaaaaaaaaaaccaaaaaaacccacaaaccccccccccaaaatcccCTGCAAATCTTGTCAGACCATTcttctgctttaaaattcttccccttggccgggtgtggtgactcacacctgtaatcctagcactctgggaggccaaggcaggaggatcgctggaggtcaggagtttgagaccagcctcagcaacagtgagaccccgtctctactaaaaatagaaaaaaattagcagggtgtggtggtgtgtgcctgcagtcccagctacttgggaggctgaggcaggagaaccacttgaacctaggagtttgaggttgctgtgagataggctgatgccacggcactctagcctgggggacagagcaagacttcgtctcaacaacaacaaaaaattcttcCCCTTACATGGCAAATGAATTTAACCCTCAGTTTACAAAGCCATAAAGTGGTTCCCGCCCTACGTGAGTCACGTTTTATACCATTTTTTACCTTGCCCACTACATTCCAACTACACTAGTGTTTTTCTCAGTTCCTTGAATACTCTGCTTTCTCACGTGAGAAACATCACATATACAATTTTCTCTGCCTGCAAAGCTCTTCCTTCACCTGCAGACTACTGGTGCTCATTCCTGAAGTCTTGGCTTGAAATCTCATCTCTCACAATTCTCCCTGGTGGTATACTCTTTCCTCGCAGCCTGTTAATAACTTCATGACTGTTTTAACAATGTCTTGTTTACTGTCTAATTTTCCCATAGTCTGTAAGCTCCAAGAGGGAAAAGACCACGCCTGTTTGGTTAGGACCCAACGCGCAGAGCCGTCACGCAGTACCTGTGGAAGAAATGAGTGAGGAATCCAACAGCTCAGCGGGCGCACAGAGGCTTGCCGGGGGCGTGGCCTCCTTAGAGGCGGAGTCTCCCTGCTGGGACCGGAAGCTAGGGCGGGGCTGCCCAGAGTGGCGCTCACGCCTAGGGGCGGGGCTAGCCGGGCAGCGGTGTCGCGGGCAGAGTTGAACCTCATTTTCCCTGTTCCCCAGCACTTTCCTCCCCCCGAGTCCTGGCTCACCCGAAGGCACCTCTCCCCACCACTCGGATCCGCTCGTACTTCTCCATCTCGTTTCTGGGAGTCGCTTCCGGAATCCCCCCACGCGGCGCGTGCGCGGGCCCGCCCACCCTAGGGCCTCGCCCCCCGCGCTGCTAGATGTTTGCGGGGCGGGGCGAGCAGAGCTGGGCGTGGGCTCCGCCTCGCGTCTGTCTTTGTGGATTTACGGCTTGCCGACCACTCAGGCGAGCACTTTCCTCTCGGGACCCCGTGCCACGCGGGCTCTACggaaaaaggcaaaacaacaGGACGCGCCCCCCGTGGCCAGCACAGTACCGGCTCCTTCCCACACTGGTTCCGGCCCTGGTCAAACTCGTCAGGCGGGAGGGATACCTGCTCCCGAGAGTTGCCCCCACAGGCCGGGTGAGGGTGGTAACCGAGGATCGGACCCCCCCTTTCCCACGAGTGACGCTATTTCAGGAGAAAGAAGCAGATTCTCACTGGCACGTAAACGATGAGTAACCAAAACTGAACCGAGAGCAGGGTTAGTTTCGTGTTTGCCTAGGGAGGGGCCGGGGAAACCCCGAGTTGTCCGGATTGATTCACCTGGGGAGGAAATGACACGGGCTCCAGGATGTGGGCACTCTCAGCTCCCCCTCCGCACTCACAGCGCCGCAGTAGGGTAATCTAGGGGAGAATCTCCTTGGGGGAAGATAGGAGGGAGGGGAACCGCTATCTGAAAGAGgctggaagagagggagagaccgCCGTTTGGCCGGGATGGTTCAAGGCGTCTGCCTAGAGGTAGGGGCTAGTTAGTAGGACGGGCTATTCTCTAACTAGGTCTTGACCGGAAGTGAGTTTAATTCCAGGTTCTCCCTGGCGCCTCCTGCTCTGCGGGAGCGCTGTAAGCAGGAGGGGTATGATCATTCATTAAGAGTTAGCAGCCCTATTTCAGAGTGGGCGAGGAATATGAGGAAAGGGGTGTTTTATCTTCTGGCCCTATGCCTCGAAAGGGCGCCCAATGCCGCCCCTGTGGAATGACCACTGGAAGGGCCCCACGAAGGTCCCTCGGTAGCTGGCTCAGACCGGTGTCCGCTGGCGGACAAAGCTGCCCTGTGAGCAAAGAGGAGTACAGAGGGCGAAAGCAGCTCACCCGGGGCACTCGTGCTCTCGCCTAGAAACCAACGGGGCCTTGCTTGACTCAGGAGCCCCACAGGGGTTAAAGTGTAACCTTGGAGCCATCGGGAAGGCAGAGAAAACACCCAGATTGCTTGGCCCCTGGGTCCTCACGCCTAAGATTTctaccttcttcctccctctcgcAGCACCTTTCTCCTCGCTcccacttctcccctcccctcaacTTCCATTCTCGTCTCCCTCTACCCCCAAATCCCCACACTGCTTCACTTCTCCCATGGGCTCTCAGCTGCTCCTTTCAGGCAGTGTCTCCCTAATTCCCGCAAAACCTACAGCTTTGCCGGTTTGGAGGCGGGAGGGGACCTGTGCCACAATGAGGACAGCCTGACACCTAGTGGCCAGAAGTCGCAACTGCCTCATGTCACTGGTCTGGAGAGGGTCGCCCCAGCAGTCTGGGCAAATAGGCAGTCTTCCCCGCCCCGGCCTCCAGGGATCCAGGCACAGAGGGCTGGGACTGTCTGAGGGAGGACTGTGACAGCCGCTCGGCACCAGGAGCCCAGTAGCGGGCTGTGAGGAGAGGTGGTGATGAGTTACACAGCAGTTCCTAAGCACCCACTCATGCGGGGCGCGGACAGGCAGGTAAACACGGCCGTCTCTGGACAGAAGGCAGGGATCCCATGGAGCAATAGCGTCTGGGCGAAGCCCACTGTCGGAGGCGGGGCTCCCGGCCCCTCCCCAGTACCAAGGTTTAGGGGACGAGGGCGGGGACGGGTaccgcccagccctgcccagaaaGGAGTAGAGGGCGGAGAGAGAGTTCTCGCGGTACCCGCCCGGGGCTGGGGAGCCGGTGGCCCGGGGGAAAGTGGGGACGCTGGTTAATGAGGCCAAGCAAGCGAGGGCTACTGGGGACTCCGTCGTCAGTCGGGAGGCGCCAGCGAGGGGTGCCTTGGCCGCGGCACCCCCAAGACTGCCCCTTATTGCCCGAAGTCTGCGGGAGTCAGGCGGGGCCTGGGGGAAATGGGGCTCGCGCCCTCCGCGCGGCAAAGACGCCTGAGGGGCGGGGGCaagcgggcggggcggggcggtggCGGTGGCCCGATGGGGAGCGCAGGGAGGAGCGAAGGGGCCTAGAGGGCTTCGCGAATGCTGTGTGGGTCTGGCGGCCGGCGCGAGAGGCGGTCGGGGTGGACCGGCACGAGATAGATCCCGGTTTCCAGAAGAGCCCGGAGAGGTGGCCTAGAGGGCGGGCAAACAGACAGCAGGAAGGGCCAGCATGCCCCGACTGCTGCACCCCGCCCTGCCGCTGCTCCTGGCCGCCACGCTGATCTTCCGGGCACTCCGGTACGGGCTCTGTCGCCTGCCCCTACCCGTGCACGTGCGCGCCGACCCCCTACGCACCTGGCGCTGGCACAATCTACTAGTCTCCTTCGCCCACTCCATTGTATCAGGGACCTGGGCGCTACTGTGGTGAGTGAGCGACTGGGGAAATGAAGTGGCGAGGGGATCTTGCCGGGGAGCTGAGGGCCATACCTGATTCCCTGTTTGGAATCTTATCCAACCAGGAGCCGCAGCGGCCTCAGGCGAGGGGGAGCTAACCAGGGAAACGAGGCACCTGGGTTTTGGCCAAGCCCCTTCTCGTTCCAGGCAATATCGCAAGCCCAGGCTCTCCTGGGACGAGGGTAATGGGGAAAGTGAAGGTCCCCAGGGGTGCGGAAATGAAGAGagcctcccctcttccctcccttgcAGTATATGGGAGACCCCCGAGATGCTGGTGGAGATTGAGACGGCATGGTCGCTTTCTGGCTATTTACTTGTTTGCTTCTCCGCAGGTAGGTGTTGCCCAGAAAGTGGGAGTTTGGGGGACGAGAAGAAAGCTGCTTGTTCAGTTCTCTTTATGACCTCCTCCCCCGTCCATCCGCTAGGGTATTTCATCCACGACACGGTGGACATCGTGGTTAGTCGTCAGTCTCGAGCTTCTTGGGAATACCTTGTCCATCACGTCATGGTAAGTGAGAAGCAGGCAGTGTGATATAGGCCTAGTGCTGGTGCTAGTGGTCTGTCTTTCTGAACCTGGGAGAAGGCCATCTCTTCGtaaccccctcccacctgtgtgTACTACTTCCCATGTGAGGGGGGGTGGTAGTCTTTGTACCCTTGTTCACAGGTCTGAGGCCAGCAATCCATGCTCTCACCTACTATCTCCTTAAACAGACTGGAAATATCACCCAGAGCCAGAACTTGTGAGCAGAGATCAAAGTCTAACCAtgttggaaaaaagaaatgaaaaaattccagaaggaagaaatttGGGATTTTCCAGCCATAATTCATGTGGTCTGCTTCTCCCACCAACTCCCAGGAAAGCTTTGGAAATCTGGGTTCCCTAAcctttgttctctttccttcgCCCTCTAGGCCATGGGTGCCTTCTTCTCAGGGATCTTTTGGAGCCGCTTTGTTGGTGGGGGCGTCCTAACACTACTGGTGGAAGTCAGTAACATCTTTCTCACCATCCGCATGATGATGAAAATCAACAATGCCCAGGATCTCCTCCTCTACCGGGTCAACAAGTATGTCAACTTGGTCATGTACTTTATCTTCCGCCTGGCCCCTCAGGCCTACCTCACCCGTTTCTTCTTGCGTTATGTGGGCCAGAGGACACTGGGAACTTTTCTGCTGGGTATCCTCCTCCTGCTGGATGTGATGATCCTCATCTACTTTTCCCGACTCCTCCG
The Eulemur rufifrons isolate Redbay chromosome 9, OSU_ERuf_1, whole genome shotgun sequence DNA segment above includes these coding regions:
- the NEK8 gene encoding serine/threonine-protein kinase Nek8, translating into MEKYERIRVVGRGAFGIVHLCLRKADQKLVIIKQIPVEQMTKEERQAAQNECQVLKLLNHPNVIEYYENFLEDKALMIAMEYAPGGTLAEFIQKRCNSLLEEETILHFFVQILLALHHVHTHLILHRDLKTQNILLDKHRMVVKIGDFGISKILSSKSKAYTVVGTPCYISPELCEGKPYNQKSDIWALGCVLYELASLKRAFEAANLPALVLKIMSGTFAPISDRYSPELRQLVLSLLSLEPAQRPPLSHIMAQPLCIRALLNLHTDVGSVRMRRSEKSLATGPPMAPGSTGSRTTSARCRGVPRGPVRPAIPPPLSSVYAWGGGLGAPLRLPMLNTEVVQVAAGRTQKAGVTRSGRLILWEAPPLGAGGGPLLPGAVEQPQPQFVSRFLEGQSGVTIKHVACGDLFTACLTDRGIIMTFGSGSNGCLGHGSLTDISQPTIVEALLGYEMVQVACGASHVLALSTEGELFAWGRGDGGRLGLGTRESHSCPQQVPVPPGQEAQRVVCGIDSSMILTVPGRALACGSNRFNKLGLDHLSLGEEPVPHQQVEEALSFTPLGSAPLDREPLLSVDLGTAHSAAVTVSGDCYTFGSNQHGQLGTSARRGSRVPCQVQGLESIKMAMVACGDAFTVAIGAEGEVYSWGKGARGRLGRKDEDAGLPRPVQLEETHPYTVTSVSCCHGNTLLAVRPLTDEPVPP
- the TLCD1 gene encoding TLC domain-containing protein 1 isoform X2 gives rise to the protein MSYTAVPKHPLMRGADSIWETPEMLVEIETAWSLSGYLLVCFSAGYFIHDTVDIVVSRQSRASWEYLVHHVMAMGAFFSGIFWSRFVGGGVLTLLVEVSNIFLTIRMMMKINNAQDLLLYRVNKYVNLVMYFIFRLAPQAYLTRFFLRYVGQRTLGTFLLGILLLLDVMILIYFSRLLRSDFCPERVPNRQHKDKFLTE
- the TLCD1 gene encoding TLC domain-containing protein 1 isoform X1; the encoded protein is MPRLLHPALPLLLAATLIFRALRYGLCRLPLPVHVRADPLRTWRWHNLLVSFAHSIVSGTWALLCIWETPEMLVEIETAWSLSGYLLVCFSAGYFIHDTVDIVVSRQSRASWEYLVHHVMAMGAFFSGIFWSRFVGGGVLTLLVEVSNIFLTIRMMMKINNAQDLLLYRVNKYVNLVMYFIFRLAPQAYLTRFFLRYVGQRTLGTFLLGILLLLDVMILIYFSRLLRSDFCPERVPNRQHKDKFLTE